A genomic stretch from Bradyrhizobium quebecense includes:
- a CDS encoding ABC transporter substrate-binding protein, translated as MKLAMAGLWVLAGALLIAPDARADIKVGVVVSASGPGSALGQPQMRTIAALPKEIGGEKVVYIALDDESDPTKGTQNARRLVIQDGVDILIGSSLTPVTMPMLDVAFESKTPIISLAAATAIVRPMDDRRRWAFKVVPNDDLMAAAILKYIAKSGIKTLGYIGVSDGYGEGYYNEVSRLAPTLGLTVTTHEVYARADTSAMGQALKVIATNPEAVFIASAGTPAVLPQEALRSRGYAGKIFQTHGVASEEFIKLGGANVEGAIFTGEAFTIADDLPASDPFRQARDEFVTSYEKVNGSSPNIFGAHLWDAVTLFKRAAASALNTAKPGTPEFRAALRDELERGKDVYLNNGLSTMSPTDHNGYDERSAFLIKVDGGKFRLVK; from the coding sequence ATGAAGCTGGCCATGGCCGGACTCTGGGTACTCGCGGGCGCGCTCCTGATCGCGCCGGACGCGCGTGCCGACATCAAGGTCGGCGTGGTGGTGTCCGCATCCGGGCCGGGCTCGGCGCTCGGCCAGCCGCAGATGCGCACCATCGCGGCGCTGCCGAAGGAGATCGGCGGCGAGAAGGTGGTCTATATCGCCCTCGACGACGAGTCCGACCCGACCAAGGGCACGCAGAATGCCCGCCGCCTCGTGATCCAGGACGGCGTCGATATCCTGATCGGCTCCTCGCTGACCCCCGTGACCATGCCGATGCTCGACGTCGCGTTCGAATCCAAGACGCCGATCATCTCGCTGGCGGCGGCGACCGCGATCGTGCGGCCGATGGACGACCGCCGCCGCTGGGCGTTCAAGGTGGTCCCCAATGACGATCTGATGGCGGCGGCGATCCTGAAATACATCGCGAAATCCGGCATCAAGACGCTCGGCTATATCGGCGTGTCCGACGGCTATGGCGAAGGCTATTACAATGAGGTGTCACGGCTGGCACCCACGCTCGGCCTCACCGTCACGACGCATGAGGTCTATGCGCGCGCCGACACCAGCGCGATGGGCCAGGCGCTGAAGGTGATCGCGACCAATCCGGAGGCTGTCTTCATCGCGTCCGCAGGCACGCCGGCGGTGCTGCCGCAGGAGGCGCTGCGCAGCCGCGGCTATGCCGGCAAGATCTTCCAGACCCACGGCGTTGCGTCGGAGGAATTCATCAAGCTCGGCGGCGCCAATGTCGAGGGCGCAATCTTCACCGGCGAGGCCTTCACGATAGCCGACGATCTGCCGGCGAGCGATCCGTTCCGCCAGGCGCGCGACGAGTTCGTGACGTCCTACGAGAAGGTCAACGGCTCGAGCCCGAACATCTTCGGCGCGCATCTGTGGGACGCCGTCACGCTGTTCAAGCGGGCGGCGGCGAGCGCGCTGAATACGGCGAAGCCCGGCACGCCGGAATTCCGCGCCGCGCTGCGCGACGAGCTCGAGCGCGGCAAGGACGTCTACCTCAACAACGGCCTCTCGACGATGAGCCCGACCGACCACAATGGCTATGACGAGCGGTCGGCGTTCCTGATCAAGGTCGACGGCGGCAAGTTCAGGCTGGTGAAGTAA
- a CDS encoding M48 family metallopeptidase: MEADVSQANSAAPPVPGAVFFDGASSRRRIVVLELSDALEIREDGELLARWAFADIRRADSPTGLLRLSCLTAPALARLEIRDAQLTAALVARCDRLEQDLPNRKGVAGIVGWSLAAAVSIVLVVLFGVPLAAERLTPLVPDSFERRLGDVAEAQVKVVFDGKPCSNAAGQAAFEKLIGKLRETAGLDNSVQSGVLETSVPNAFALPGGKVYLFEGLVEKAENPDEIAGVLAHELGHLRHRDSMRELIHNGGTSFLIGLLFGDITGSGALLFASRSLVTSSYSRDAETNADSFAIETMHKLGRPAKPMGELMFRVTGKEGGKGLSLVSSHPLTEDRLARMDKADAAGSANGQPLLSSAEWQALKGICGSGKGKV; this comes from the coding sequence ATGGAAGCCGATGTCAGCCAGGCCAATTCCGCGGCGCCACCTGTCCCGGGGGCGGTATTCTTCGACGGCGCATCGAGCCGTCGGCGCATCGTCGTGCTCGAACTGTCCGATGCGCTGGAGATCAGGGAAGACGGCGAACTGCTCGCGCGCTGGGCGTTTGCCGATATCCGCCGCGCCGACAGCCCGACCGGCCTGCTCCGGCTGAGCTGCCTGACCGCGCCGGCTCTGGCGCGGCTCGAAATCCGCGACGCGCAGCTGACGGCCGCGCTGGTCGCGCGCTGCGACAGGCTCGAGCAGGACCTGCCGAACCGCAAGGGCGTCGCCGGCATCGTCGGCTGGTCGCTCGCGGCCGCGGTGTCGATCGTGCTGGTGGTGCTGTTCGGCGTGCCGCTTGCCGCCGAGCGGCTCACGCCGCTGGTGCCGGATTCCTTCGAGCGGCGTCTCGGCGATGTCGCGGAGGCGCAGGTCAAGGTGGTGTTCGACGGCAAGCCGTGCAGCAACGCGGCCGGCCAGGCGGCATTCGAGAAGCTGATCGGCAAGCTGCGGGAGACCGCGGGCCTCGACAATTCGGTGCAGTCGGGCGTGCTGGAGACCTCGGTGCCGAACGCCTTCGCGCTGCCGGGCGGCAAGGTCTATCTGTTCGAGGGGCTGGTGGAGAAGGCCGAAAATCCCGACGAGATCGCCGGCGTATTGGCGCATGAGCTCGGTCATCTCCGCCATCGCGACAGCATGCGCGAGCTGATCCACAATGGCGGTACCTCGTTCCTGATCGGGCTGCTGTTCGGCGACATCACCGGGTCCGGCGCGCTGCTCTTCGCCTCGCGCTCGCTGGTGACGTCATCCTATTCGCGCGACGCCGAGACCAATGCCGACAGCTTTGCGATCGAGACCATGCACAAGCTCGGCCGCCCGGCGAAGCCGATGGGCGAACTGATGTTCCGCGTCACCGGCAAGGAAGGCGGCAAGGGACTCTCGCTCGTCTCCAGCCATCCGCTGACCGAGGATCGCCTCGCGCGCATGGACAAGGCCGATGCCGCCGGCTCGGCCAACGGCCAGCCGCTGCTGTCGTCCGCCGAATGGCAGGCGCTGAAGGGCATCTGCGGATCGGGCAAGGGCAAGGTGTGA
- a CDS encoding DUF898 family protein gives MSWTPPGPPQLPPQPVPPPMPVAFSGSRNEFFRLIARGAGLELVTLGFYRFWLTTDIRRHLWSNTLIDGDAPEYTGRGKELLIGFLVALAILMPVYLGYALLVIEAEHGQTFSSLPLVAFFYLFGQFAIYRARRYRLTRTVWRGVRFWMSGSGWIYALKASLWGVLVVITLGLALPWREAALERYKMRHSYYGDLQGSFEGRGWDFFKRGWWLWLLMPFALVSVFGPFAYAAFKAIEWRWWLSGIRFGGVRLESTMRRSALIGLYWKVIGWAVLLGALFSAYLALCIFLAASMAGSSIADFFRTEAFARSIPLMVLLGIGYLALALAMNVVMRVYLMRDLWVRVLSSTIVHNIEAAANVTARGELANALGEGFADGLDVAGF, from the coding sequence ATGAGCTGGACCCCGCCGGGGCCGCCGCAGCTGCCACCGCAACCGGTTCCGCCGCCGATGCCGGTGGCGTTTTCCGGGAGCCGGAACGAGTTCTTCCGCCTGATCGCGCGCGGCGCCGGGCTCGAGCTCGTCACGCTCGGCTTCTACCGGTTCTGGCTCACCACCGACATCCGCCGTCACCTCTGGTCGAACACCCTGATCGACGGCGATGCGCCGGAATATACCGGCCGCGGCAAGGAGCTCCTGATCGGCTTCCTGGTCGCGCTGGCGATCCTGATGCCGGTCTATCTCGGCTACGCCTTGCTCGTCATCGAAGCCGAGCACGGCCAGACCTTCTCCTCGTTGCCGCTGGTCGCCTTCTTCTACCTGTTCGGCCAGTTCGCGATCTACCGCGCGCGGCGCTATCGGCTCACCCGCACGGTGTGGCGCGGCGTCCGCTTCTGGATGAGCGGCTCGGGCTGGATCTATGCGCTGAAGGCCTCGTTGTGGGGCGTGCTGGTCGTGATCACGCTCGGCCTGGCGCTGCCCTGGCGCGAGGCGGCGCTCGAGCGCTACAAGATGCGGCATTCCTATTACGGCGACCTGCAAGGCTCGTTCGAGGGCCGTGGCTGGGATTTCTTCAAACGGGGCTGGTGGCTCTGGCTCTTGATGCCGTTCGCGCTGGTCTCGGTGTTCGGCCCGTTCGCCTATGCCGCGTTCAAGGCGATCGAGTGGCGCTGGTGGCTGTCGGGCATCCGCTTCGGCGGGGTCAGGCTGGAATCCACCATGCGCCGCAGCGCGCTGATCGGGCTGTACTGGAAAGTGATCGGCTGGGCCGTGCTGCTCGGCGCGCTGTTCTCGGCCTATCTCGCGCTCTGCATCTTCCTGGCCGCGAGCATGGCCGGCTCCTCGATCGCGGACTTCTTCAGAACCGAGGCGTTCGCCAGGAGCATTCCCCTGATGGTCCTGCTCGGCATCGGCTATCTTGCGCTTGCGCTGGCGATGAACGTGGTGATGCGGGTCTACCTGATGCGCGATCTCTGGGTCCGGGTGCTGTCGTCGACCATCGTGCACAACATCGAGGCGGCGGCCAACGTCACCGCGCGCGGCGAGCTCGCCAACGCGCTCGGCGAAGGCTTTGCCGACGGCCTCGACGTTGCGGGATTCTAG
- a CDS encoding cytochrome P450: MHGTIDLVDDTNLDAARERANTLALADYDPGHPELFKTDTFWPYFDRLRREDPVHYCKDSMFGPYWSITRYNDIMDIETNHAVFSSAASLGGITIRDVPPDLRRESFIAMDQPRHSAQRKTVAPMFTPTHLDELAINIRNRSTECLDNLPRGEVFDWVDKVSIELTTQMLAVLFDFPWEDRRKLTRWSDVATTLPGAGGLVATEDERQAELMECATYFARLWKERADQPPKSDLLSMMAHSDATRNMDPKNFLGNLILLIVGGNDTTRNTLSGSIYALSKHPEQYRKLKENPALIDSFVPEVIRWQTPLAHMRRTALADFEFRGRQIKKGDKVVMWYVSGNRDEQAIEKPYEFLIDRARPRTHISFGFGIHRCVGLRLAELQLKIIWEEILKRFDTIEVAEEPQRVYSSFIKGYETLPVRIAA; encoded by the coding sequence ATGCACGGGACCATCGATCTGGTCGACGACACCAATCTGGATGCCGCACGCGAACGCGCCAACACGCTTGCGCTCGCGGACTACGATCCCGGGCATCCCGAGCTGTTCAAGACCGATACCTTCTGGCCGTATTTCGACCGGCTGCGCCGCGAAGATCCGGTGCACTACTGCAAGGATTCGATGTTCGGTCCGTACTGGTCGATCACCCGCTACAACGACATCATGGACATCGAGACCAACCACGCGGTGTTCTCCTCGGCCGCCTCGCTCGGCGGCATCACCATCCGCGACGTGCCGCCGGATCTGCGCCGCGAAAGCTTCATCGCGATGGACCAGCCGCGCCATTCGGCGCAGCGCAAGACCGTGGCGCCGATGTTCACGCCGACGCACCTCGACGAGCTCGCGATCAATATCCGCAACCGCTCGACCGAGTGCCTCGACAATCTGCCGCGCGGCGAGGTGTTCGACTGGGTCGACAAGGTCTCGATCGAGCTGACCACGCAGATGCTCGCGGTGCTGTTCGACTTCCCCTGGGAGGACCGCCGCAAGCTGACGCGCTGGTCCGACGTCGCGACCACGCTGCCCGGCGCCGGCGGCCTCGTCGCCACCGAGGACGAGCGGCAGGCCGAATTGATGGAATGCGCGACTTATTTCGCACGGCTCTGGAAGGAACGAGCCGACCAGCCGCCGAAGAGCGACCTGCTCTCGATGATGGCGCACAGCGACGCCACGCGGAACATGGACCCGAAGAATTTCCTCGGCAACCTGATCCTGCTGATCGTCGGCGGCAACGACACCACGCGCAACACGCTGTCCGGCAGCATCTACGCGCTGAGCAAGCATCCGGAGCAATACCGCAAGCTCAAGGAGAACCCGGCGCTGATCGACAGTTTCGTGCCCGAGGTGATCCGCTGGCAGACGCCGCTAGCCCATATGCGGCGCACCGCGCTCGCCGACTTCGAGTTCCGCGGCCGCCAGATCAAGAAGGGCGACAAGGTCGTGATGTGGTACGTCTCGGGCAACCGCGACGAACAGGCGATCGAGAAGCCATACGAGTTCCTGATCGACCGCGCCCGGCCGCGCACCCACATCTCCTTCGGCTTCGGCATCCACCGTTGCGTCGGGCTGCGTCTCGCCGAGCTGCAGCTCAAGATCATCTGGGAGGAAATCCTCAAGCGCTTCGACACGATCGAGGTGGCGGAGGAGCCGCAGCGGGTGTATTCCAGCTTCATCAAGGGCTACGAGACGCTGCCCGTGCGCATTGCCGCCTGA